A single window of Anomaloglossus baeobatrachus isolate aAnoBae1 chromosome 5, aAnoBae1.hap1, whole genome shotgun sequence DNA harbors:
- the LOC142309890 gene encoding uncharacterized protein LOC142309890, producing the protein MMEKHQPFTSLDGSPEGSPSPLSSRNFTDDQDDSLLSLLNIVKEEETEIPVTIKEDEGTTDISAEHQEDSRSFSDSQDSDIINCKIKDEDFMQYSHSMLQGTDLSDQVDYDIVYTGGKMFPCTECDKCFTQHAALIRHQRSHTGEKPFPCSECGKSFTRKSILVEHQRIHTGEKPFSCAECGRRFTQKSSFAVHQRIHTREESFICSHCGKGFIEKLNSYTRGEEISCLNCREKSKQKLDAMQLEMDNKPFTCPDCGKCFANKSNLNIHEKIHKGDKPYPCSECKKCFSRKSVLVEHQRIHTGEKPFTCSKCWKSFTQRSGLVMHQKVRSYEKVVSCSDCGKQFTQASNCEETEEPMSCPECREPDIDGHSADEPLISHTCSESMNCEKSDCAAKHQTPAREESFHCSRCWKSFMYRSGLMKHEIIHTDEKPFSCYDCGKCFNQKTNLLHHLTIHTGERPYMCLDCGKSFRLKASFLAHQRVHSGEKPYSCPDCGKSFTQKSNLLRHKVLHTTADTIK; encoded by the exons ATGATGGAGAAACACCAGCCTTTCACATCATTGG ATGGCTCACCTGAAGGAAGTCCAAGTCCCCTTTCTTCCCGGAATTTTACAGACGATCAG GATGATAGTCTTCTGAGTTTGCTAAACATTGTTAAAGAGGAAGAAACTGAGATTCCTGTGACCATAAAAGAAGATGAAGGAACTACAGATATCAGTGCAG AACATCAGGAGGACAGCAGGAGCTTCTCGGACAGCCAGGATTCTGACATTATAAATTGTAAGATAAAAGATGAAGACTTCATGCAATACTCACATTCAATGCTTCAGGGCACGGATCTCTCAGATCAAGTTGACTATGATATTGTGTATACCGGGGGTAAAATGTTTCCGTGCACAGAGTGTGATAAATGTTTTACCCAGCATGCGGCACTTATTaggcatcagagaagtcacacaggggagaagccctttCCGTGCTCTGAATGTGGCAAATCCTTCACACGTAAATCAATCCTTGTGGAGCATCAGAGGATacatacaggggaaaagccattttcttgtgCTGAATGTGGTAGACGGTTTACTCAGAAGTCCAGCTTTGCTGTGCACCAGCGCATCCATACAAGGGAAGAGTCCTTTATTTGTTCTCATTGCGGGAAAGGTTTTATAGAGAAGCTAAATAGTTACACACGTGGAGAAGAGATTTCCTGCTTAAATTGCAGGGAGAAAAGTAAACAGAAGCTAGATGCTATGCAGCTGGAGATGGATAACAAACCGTTCACATGTCCTGACTGTGGCAAATGTTTTGCTAACAAATCAAACCTTAACATACATGAGAAAATCCACAAAGGCGACAAGCCTTATCCCTGTTCTGAGTGTAAAAAATGTTTTTCACGGAAGTCAGTTCTTGTTGAACACCAGAGGatccacacaggggaaaagccatttacaTGTTCTAAGTGTTGGAAGTCTTTCACTCAGAGATCAGGACTTGTCATGCATCAAAAGGTACGCTCATATGAGAAGGttgtttcatgttcagattgtggaaaACAGTTCACACAGGCATCAAACTGTGAAGAAACAGAAGAGCCCATGTCTTGTCCAGAGTGCCGAGAGCCAGATATTGATGGACATTCTGCAGATGAACCCCTAATATCtcatacatgttcagagagcatgaATTGCGAAAAGTCAGACTGTGCTGCAAAGCACCAGACTCCTGCCCGTGAGGAATCCTTTCATTGTTCTCGGTGTTGGAAGTCCTTTATGTACAGATCAGGGCTCATGAAGCATGAGATTATTCACACAgacgaaaagccattttcatgttatgattgtggcaaatgttttaaccaaaaaactAATCTCCTTCACCATCTTACCATACATACCGGCGAAAGACCTTACATGTGTTTAGATTGTGGCAAAAGTTTCCGACTGAAAGCTAGTTTCCTTGCACATCAGAGAGTTCACTCAGGGGAGAAGCCCTATTCATGTCCTGATTGTGGCAAGTCTTTCACTCAAAAATCAAATCTTCTCAGACACAAAGTTCTCCACACAACAGCTGATACCATAAAATAG